A genomic segment from Juglans regia cultivar Chandler chromosome 14, Walnut 2.0, whole genome shotgun sequence encodes:
- the LOC108996989 gene encoding peroxidase 4-like: MFSAHHFHHLPSFSKKMAFFTASYYSSFTIIATFAVLALFTGSSSAQLSTDFYSKSCPKVFSTVQSVVKNSISVERRLGASLLRLHFHDCFVNGCDGSVLLDDTDSFTGEKTAGPNNRSIRGFKVVDDIKAAVEKACPGVVSCADILAIASRDSVVTLGGPDWDVKVGRRDSKTASFSDANSGVIPPPTSTLSNLINRFQAKGLSAKDMVALSGAHTIGQARCISFRDRIYNETNIDSSFAKTRQSQCPRNTGGRKNLAPLDLQTPTAFDNKYFNNLLDQKGLLHSDQILYDGGSTDSLVETYSKNDKTFDEDFVTAIIKMGDIDPLTGSSGEIRKNCRKPN; the protein is encoded by the exons ATGTTCTCGGCACACCATTTCCACCACCTTCCTAGTTTCTCAAAGAAAATGGCCTTCTTCACTGCTTCTTACTACTCTTCTTTCACAATCATAGCCACATTTGCTGTTCTTGCGCTCTTCACGGGGAGCTCCTCTGCTCAACTCTCTACAGACTTCTATTCTAAAAGTTGTCCCAAGGTCTTCAGCACCGTTCAGTCTGTTGTTAAGAATTCCATTTCTGTAGAACGCCGCCTGGGTGCTTCTCTCCTTCGCCTCCACTTCCATGACTGTTTTGTCAAC GGTTGTGACGGGTCGGTACTCTTGGATGACACAGACTCCTTCACAGGTGAGAAGACAGCAGGCCCCAACAACAGATCCATCCGGGGATTCAAGGTTGTAGATGACATCAAGGCCGCTGTGGAGAAAGCATGCCCGGGAGTGGTTTCTTGTGCTGATATCTTAGCCATTGCTTCCCGCGACTCTGTCGTAACT CTTGGAGGGCCTGATTGGGATGTTAAAGTTGGAAGAAGAGACTCCAAAACAGCCAGCTTTTCTGATGCCAACAGTGGCGTAATCCCACCTCCCACTTCCACCCTCAGTAATCTCATCAATAGATTCCAAGCTAAAGGTCTCTCTGCCAAGGATATGGTTGCCTTGTCTG GAGCTCACACAATCGGGCAAGCAAGGTGTATAAGTTTCAGAGACCGCATATACAACGAGACAAACATTGACAGTTCATTTGCCAAAACCAGGCAGAGTCAGTGCCCAAGGAACACTGGTGGCCGCAAGAATCTTGCGCCTCTTGATCTCCAAACTCCTACCGCTTTTGACAACAAGTATTTCAATAACCTCCTCGACCAAAAGGGTCTTCTCCACTCCGATCAGATTTTGTACGATGGTGGGTCTACCGATTCACTGGTTGAAACCTACAGCAAAAATGACAAGACCTTCGATGAGGACTTTGTGACCGCAATTATCAAGATGGGAGACATCGATCCCCTCACTGGATCCAGCGGTGAGATTAGGAAGAACTGTAGGAAGCCCAACTAA